In Escherichia ruysiae, a genomic segment contains:
- the fadA gene encoding acetyl-CoA C-acyltransferase FadA — MEQVVIVDAIRTPMGRSKGGAFRNVRAEDLSAHLMRSLLARNPALDAAALDDIYWGCVQQTLEQGFNIARNAALLAEVPHSVPAVTVNRLCGSSMQALHDAARMIMTGDAQACLVGGVEHMGHVPMSHGVDFHPGLSRNVAKAAGMMGLTAEMLARMHGISREMQDAFAARSHARAWAATQSGAFKNEIIPTGGHDADGVLKQFNYDEVIRPETTVEALATLRPAFDPVNGTVTAGTSSALSDGAAAMLVMSESRARELGLKPRARVRSMAVVGCDPSIMGYGPVPASKLALKKAGLSASDIGVFEMNEAFAAQILPCIKDLGLMEQIDEKINLNGGAIALGHPLGCSGARISTTLLNLMERKDVQFGLATMCIGLGQGIATVFERV, encoded by the coding sequence ATGGAACAGGTTGTCATTGTCGATGCAATTCGCACCCCGATGGGCCGTTCGAAGGGCGGTGCTTTTCGTAACGTGCGTGCGGAAGATCTCTCCGCTCATTTAATGCGTAGCCTGCTGGCGCGTAATCCGGCGCTGGACGCGGCTGCTCTCGATGATATTTACTGGGGCTGTGTGCAGCAAACGCTGGAGCAGGGTTTTAATATCGCCCGTAACGCGGCGCTGTTGGCAGAAGTGCCGCACTCTGTCCCGGCGGTTACCGTCAATCGCTTGTGTGGTTCATCCATGCAGGCACTGCATGACGCAGCACGAATGATCATGACCGGCGATGCGCAGGCATGTCTGGTTGGCGGCGTGGAGCATATGGGCCATGTGCCGATGAGTCACGGCGTCGATTTTCACCCCGGCCTGAGCCGCAATGTCGCCAAAGCGGCGGGCATGATGGGCTTAACGGCAGAAATGCTGGCGCGTATGCACGGTATCAGCCGTGAAATGCAGGATGCCTTTGCCGCGCGATCACACGCTCGCGCCTGGGCCGCCACGCAGTCGGGGGCATTTAAAAATGAAATCATCCCGACCGGTGGTCACGATGCCGACGGCGTACTGAAACAGTTTAATTACGACGAAGTGATTCGCCCGGAAACAACCGTGGAAGCCCTCGCCACACTGCGTCCGGCGTTTGATCCAGTAAACGGTACGGTAACGGCGGGTACATCTTCTGCGCTCTCCGATGGCGCAGCTGCCATGCTGGTAATGAGTGAAAGCCGCGCCCGTGAATTAGGTCTTAAGCCGCGCGCCCGTGTGCGTTCGATGGCGGTTGTTGGTTGTGATCCGTCGATTATGGGTTACGGCCCGGTTCCGGCCTCTAAGCTGGCGTTGAAAAAAGCGGGGCTTTCTGCCAGCGACATCGGCGTGTTTGAAATGAACGAAGCCTTTGCCGCGCAGATCCTGCCGTGTATTAAAGATCTGGGACTGATGGAACAGATTGACGAGAAGATCAACCTCAACGGTGGCGCGATCGCGCTGGGTCATCCGCTGGGTTGTTCCGGTGCGCGTATCAGTACCACGCTGCTGAATCTGATGGAACGCAAAGACGTCCAGTTTGGTCTGGCGACGATGTGTATCGGTCTGGGTCAGGGTATTGCGACGGTGTTTGAGCGGGTTTAA
- the fre gene encoding NAD(P)H-flavin reductase: MTTLSCKVTSVEAITDTVYRVRIVPDAAFSFRAGQYLMVVMDERDKRPFSMASTPDEKGFIELHIGASEINLYAKAVMDRILKDHQIVVDIPHGEAWLRDDEERPMILIAGGTGFSYARSILLTALARNPNRDITIYWGGREEQHLYDLSELEALSLKHPGLQVVPVVEQPEAGWRGRTGTVLTAVLQDHGTLAEHDIYIAGRFEMAKIARDLFCSERNAREDRLFGDAFAFI, translated from the coding sequence ATGACAACCTTAAGCTGTAAAGTGACCTCGGTAGAAGCTATCACGGATACTGTATATCGTGTCCGAATCGTGCCAGACGCGGCCTTTTCTTTTCGTGCTGGTCAGTATTTGATGGTAGTGATGGACGAGCGCGATAAACGCCCGTTCTCAATGGCCTCGACGCCGGATGAAAAAGGTTTCATTGAGCTGCATATTGGCGCTTCTGAAATCAACCTTTACGCGAAAGCAGTCATGGATCGCATTCTTAAAGATCATCAAATCGTGGTCGATATTCCGCACGGTGAGGCATGGCTGCGCGATGATGAAGAACGTCCAATGATTCTCATCGCGGGCGGCACCGGTTTCTCTTATGCGCGCTCGATTTTGCTGACGGCGCTGGCGCGTAATCCCAATCGTGATATCACCATTTACTGGGGCGGGCGTGAAGAGCAGCATCTTTATGATCTCTCCGAGCTTGAGGCGCTTTCGCTTAAGCATCCTGGTCTGCAAGTGGTGCCGGTGGTTGAACAACCGGAAGCGGGCTGGCGCGGTCGTACTGGCACGGTTTTAACAGCGGTGTTGCAGGATCACGGTACGCTGGCGGAGCATGATATCTACATTGCCGGACGTTTTGAGATGGCGAAAATAGCCCGTGACCTGTTTTGCAGTGAGCGTAATGCGCGGGAAGATCGCCTGTTTGGAGATGCGTTTGCGTTTATCTAA
- the pepQ gene encoding Xaa-Pro dipeptidase, producing MESLASLYKNHIATLQERTRDALARFKLDALLIHSGELFNVFLDDHPYPFKVNPQFKAWVPVTQVPNCWLLVDGVNKPKLWFYLPVDYWHNVEPLPTSFWTEDVEVIALPKADGIGSLLPAARGNIGYIGPVPERALQLGIEASNINPKGVIDYLHYYRSFKTEYELACMREAQKMAVNGHRAAEEAFRSGMSEFDINIAYLTATGHRDTDVPYSNIVALNEHAAVLHYTKLDHQAPEEMRSFLLDAGAEYNGYAADLTRTWSAKSDNDYAQLVKDVNDEQLALIATMKAGVSYVDYHIQFHQRIAKLLRKHQIITDMSEEAMVENDLTGPFMPHGIGHPLGLQVHDVAGFMQDDSGTHLAAPAKYPYLRCTRILQPGMVLTIEPGIYFIESLLAPWREGQFSKHFNWQKIEALKPFGGIRIEDNVVIHENNVENMTRDLKLA from the coding sequence ATGGAATCACTGGCCTCGCTCTATAAAAATCATATAGCTACCTTACAGGAACGGACTCGCGATGCGCTGGCGCGTTTCAAGCTGGATGCATTACTTATTCACTCCGGCGAGCTATTCAACGTTTTTCTCGACGATCATCCCTATCCGTTTAAAGTGAACCCGCAATTCAAAGCGTGGGTGCCGGTAACTCAGGTGCCAAACTGCTGGCTGCTGGTGGATGGCGTGAACAAGCCGAAACTGTGGTTTTATCTGCCGGTTGATTACTGGCACAACGTCGAACCGCTGCCGACCTCCTTCTGGACTGAAGATGTGGAAGTGATCGCGCTGCCGAAAGCCGATGGCATTGGTAGCCTGCTGCCTGCTGCGCGCGGCAATATCGGTTATATCGGTCCGGTGCCGGAACGTGCGCTGCAACTGGGTATTGAGGCCAGTAATATCAACCCGAAAGGGGTTATCGACTACCTGCATTACTACCGCTCCTTCAAAACCGAGTACGAACTGGCCTGTATGCGTGAAGCGCAGAAAATGGCGGTCAACGGTCATCGCGCGGCGGAAGAAGCCTTCCGTTCTGGCATGAGCGAGTTCGATATCAATATTGCCTATCTGACCGCGACCGGTCATCGTGATACCGACGTGCCTTACAGCAACATTGTGGCGCTTAACGAACATGCTGCGGTGCTGCATTACACCAAACTGGATCATCAGGCGCCGGAAGAGATGCGCAGCTTCCTGCTGGATGCCGGGGCAGAATATAACGGCTATGCGGCTGACCTGACCCGTACCTGGTCGGCAAAAAGCGACAACGACTATGCACAGCTGGTGAAAGACGTAAATGATGAACAACTGGCACTGATCGCCACCATGAAAGCGGGCGTCAGCTATGTGGATTACCACATCCAGTTCCATCAACGCATCGCCAAACTGCTGCGTAAACATCAAATCATCACCGATATGAGTGAAGAAGCGATGGTCGAAAACGATCTCACCGGACCGTTTATGCCGCACGGTATTGGCCATCCGCTTGGTCTGCAGGTGCATGACGTAGCCGGTTTTATGCAGGATGATAGCGGTACGCACCTCGCGGCACCGGCAAAATATCCGTACCTGCGTTGCACCCGTATTCTCCAGCCAGGCATGGTTTTAACCATCGAACCGGGTATCTACTTCATCGAATCGTTGCTGGCGCCGTGGCGTGAAGGGCAGTTCAGCAAACATTTCAACTGGCAGAAAATTGAAGCACTGAAACCGTTCGGCGGCATTCGTATCGAAGACAACGTGGTGATCCACGAAAACAACGTGGAAAACATGACCCGGGATCTGAAACTGGCGTGA
- a CDS encoding IMPACT family protein → MESWLIPAAPVTVVEEIKKSRFITLLAHTDGVEAAKAFVESVRAEHPDARHHCVAWVAGAPDDSQQLGFSDDGEPAGTAGKPMLAQLMGSGVGEITAVVVRYYGGILLGTGGLVKAYGGGVNQALRQLTTQRKTPLTEYTLQCEYSQLTGIEALLGQCGGKIINSDYQAFVLLRVALPAAKVAEFSAKLADFSRGSLQLLAIEE, encoded by the coding sequence ATGGAAAGCTGGTTAATTCCTGCGGCACCGGTCACGGTTGTTGAAGAGATCAAAAAGAGCCGCTTCATTACGCTGTTGGCACATACCGATGGCGTCGAGGCGGCGAAAGCGTTTGTTGAATCGGTAAGGGCAGAGCACCCCGATGCCCGCCACCATTGCGTGGCGTGGGTAGCTGGCGCACCGGATGATTCTCAACAACTGGGTTTCTCTGATGATGGAGAACCGGCAGGAACGGCAGGTAAACCGATGCTCGCCCAACTAATGGGCAGCGGCGTCGGGGAAATTACCGCTGTGGTGGTGCGCTACTACGGCGGCATCTTGCTGGGCACTGGTGGGTTAGTGAAAGCGTATGGCGGTGGCGTGAATCAGGCGCTGCGCCAGCTAACGACCCAACGCAAGACGCCATTAACCGAATATACTTTGCAATGTGAATATAGTCAGTTAACCGGCATTGAAGCGTTGCTGGGGCAGTGTGGCGGCAAAATTATCAACAGTGATTATCAGGCATTCGTTCTGCTGCGGGTGGCGCTTCCGGCGGCGAAAGTGGCTGAATTTTCCGCAAAGCTGGCGGATTTTAGCCGTGGTTCATTGCAATTGTTAGCGATTGAAGAATAA
- the trkH gene encoding Trk system potassium transporter TrkH has product MHFRAITRIVGLLVILFSGTMIIPGLVALIYRDGAGRAFTQTFFVALAIGSMLWWPNRKEKGELKSREGFLIVVLFWTVLGSVGALPFIFSESPNLTITDAFFESFSGLTTTGATTLVGLDSLPHAILFYRQMLQWFGGMGIIVLAVAILPILGVGGMQLYRAEMPGPLKDNKMRPRIAETAKTLWLIYVLLTVACALALWFAGMDAFDAIGHSFATIAIGGFSTHDASVGYFDSPTINTIIAIFLLISGCNYGLHFSLLSGRSLKVYWRDPEFRMFIGVQFTLVVICTLVLWFHNVYSSALMTINQAFFQVVSMATTAGFTTDSIARWPLFLPVLLLCSAFIGGCAGSTGGGLKVIRILLLFKQGNRELKRLVHPNAVYSIKLGNRALPERILEAVWGFFSAYALVFIVSMLAIIATGVDDFSAFASVVATLNNLGPGLGVVADNFTSMNPVAKWILIANMLFGRLEVFTLLVLFTPTFWRE; this is encoded by the coding sequence ATGCATTTTCGCGCCATTACCCGAATCGTTGGACTACTGGTCATCTTATTTTCAGGGACCATGATTATCCCTGGGCTGGTAGCACTCATCTACCGGGATGGGGCAGGCCGCGCTTTTACCCAGACCTTTTTTGTCGCCCTCGCCATTGGCTCTATGCTGTGGTGGCCGAACCGTAAAGAGAAGGGCGAACTGAAATCCCGCGAAGGGTTTCTGATTGTGGTGCTGTTCTGGACGGTGCTGGGTAGCGTCGGTGCGCTCCCTTTTATCTTCTCGGAAAGCCCGAACCTCACGATTACCGATGCGTTTTTTGAATCTTTCTCCGGCCTGACCACCACCGGGGCCACTACACTGGTGGGGCTGGATTCACTTCCTCATGCGATTCTTTTTTATCGCCAGATGCTGCAATGGTTTGGCGGGATGGGGATCATCGTGCTGGCGGTAGCGATACTGCCTATCCTCGGCGTTGGTGGGATGCAGCTCTATCGTGCAGAAATGCCCGGCCCGCTGAAAGATAATAAAATGCGCCCGCGTATTGCGGAAACGGCGAAAACCTTGTGGCTGATTTATGTCTTGCTGACCGTCGCCTGTGCGCTGGCGTTATGGTTTGCCGGAATGGATGCTTTTGATGCCATCGGCCATAGCTTTGCGACTATCGCCATCGGCGGCTTCTCGACACATGATGCCAGCGTCGGTTATTTCGACAGCCCGACGATTAACACCATCATTGCTATCTTCCTGCTAATCTCCGGCTGTAACTACGGTCTACACTTTTCGCTGTTAAGTGGGCGCAGTCTGAAGGTTTATTGGCGCGATCCGGAATTTCGCATGTTTATCGGCGTACAGTTTACGCTGGTGGTTATTTGTACACTCGTTCTGTGGTTTCATAATGTCTACAGTTCGGCGCTGATGACGATTAACCAGGCATTTTTCCAGGTGGTGTCTATGGCGACGACTGCCGGATTTACGACAGACAGCATTGCCCGTTGGCCGCTCTTCTTGCCAGTACTGCTGTTATGCTCTGCTTTTATCGGTGGTTGCGCCGGGTCAACGGGCGGTGGCCTGAAAGTGATCCGCATCCTGCTGCTGTTCAAGCAGGGGAACCGTGAGCTGAAACGACTGGTGCATCCGAACGCCGTCTACAGCATTAAGCTGGGGAATCGCGCACTGCCGGAACGTATCCTCGAAGCCGTTTGGGGATTTTTCTCCGCCTATGCATTGGTGTTTATTGTCAGTATGCTGGCGATTATCGCCACGGGCGTGGATGACTTTTCTGCCTTTGCCTCGGTTGTTGCGACATTGAATAACCTGGGGCCAGGGCTTGGCGTGGTTGCTGATAACTTTACCAGTATGAACCCGGTGGCTAAATGGATCCTGATTGCCAACATGCTGTTTGGTCGTCTGGAGGTCTTTACATTGCTGGTGCTCTTTACCCCGACTTTCTGGCGTGAATGA